In Ptiloglossa arizonensis isolate GNS036 chromosome 6, iyPtiAriz1_principal, whole genome shotgun sequence, the DNA window ggaactttgattccatctatctctctccgggtctccgctcgcagcaacctccacgtggtgagacctggtaatcggtattactcgcgacgaagtatcacttaccgcgagtaacgccgagctaattggctgcgaacttagaataattatttaagatgtgagaacaagtagaaaacaagatttttgtaaggcgtgtgagagcgtgaaaacgttaatgaaaccaaagaATGCGATTGTATTGCCGATGTATCTATGTACTTTAATCAATTGTTTTTGAGCAAAAAGACTCTTTTCTCCCTCGCCTATCATGTGCTCctaataccaaagtctcgagatcgacgaaaaattttagcaaatgttCAGAAATACGAACAacaattcttcgtcgcgagtaataccgagctaattggctgcaaatttagaatattatattacaatattgAAAAGTTTTGTAACGTATAAGAGTCTATAAAACTTGTACGAAATACATTCATTGCGAGTAATTCGAGTGATAATGCTTTTGGAGctatctattgatgaaagtctgaacaatttctcgacaaacttgaacgtttctccACAAAgagttttcacaccttaagtatagtttaaccTGTTCTGCAATAGATGGTAACCCATGTTATTACCAAGTCGCAAATGTGTGGAGGTGTGCGTTccaaatatatttgcatgcatacaaacaataatttccacatgtagagaaatatttatttattttaccgcacggtagggaatatcattcgaaaggaaatacttatctgtaatgtcggtagataatgcttgtcgagccatctattgataaaattcagaacaattcctcgacaaacttgagcgtttctccgccaggtgttttcacaccttaagtgtagtttacctattctctagtagatggcaacccgcAAAAATAGTAAACATAGAAAACTTGGTCTTGTATACCATTTTTTGATTCTAACAAACCTATTCGTATCAGATAATATCCTAACTATAAATTGCATTCATCCTCACGAAGGGAATTTTAAACGTTTTAACATTTATCTATAAGTTAAAACTACTTTAAGAGCTTCGTACAATTTTGAAAGTCCCATTTAATCTCAGCCCTCTATTCTGTAATGTATATCTTACATTCTACGGGAGAAATAGTCAaacaacttttatatttctttctatgaCAAATAATTTAGAATCGCATGAAAGGAATCAATTCAATCTAGAAACAGAAAAAAAGCTACACGtgttattcgaaattaatttattgaaatacatcAAAGCAGACCACCAGCTACCAGGAGCCCAAAATCGAAACGTCCATCCACCTCGAAGGCTCCTgagagaatgaaattttcaactgTGAGTTCTGTATCACCAAGAAAGTGACTTACAGTTATTTCGATTGCTATGTTCAATCTAATCGAGTATCtcaacaaattgatattttacgtcattatttatactaagacatcgttaataattacttaaattatgacagttgttaatatttctaataactaaacatcaagatattgcgaaatttctAACGATGTACGATTTTAACGAATTTAGTTCCTAAACGCGATTGTTGTTaaaatttacgcatgtttccaatattaatgttacaatatgcatcttatttagacattataaataattaatttgtctacagaaattaattttatctttcTTAAACGAAGAATTCGATCAATGGTTGGTTAATTTTCAATTGCTATGAACAAGTGCatcatattataatttatattacgtACACTAGCGAATTTCTTGTACGTATGGATATATAATTGATTATTTtcgtatgtattatatttaaaattatatgatATTATTAAAGCTACATATTAATAGAGGTATGCGAGAACTCGAAAATATTAGGTAGGATCTGAACAAGTTCCCGAAACCTGTGGGATTCCCGAAAAAAATCAGGATTTCCGAGAAAATTAGAATCCTCGATAATGTTCATGATTTTAATTTAGTAAATGAATGCCACTAAACGGAATTGACTGGTTTTACTGCTTCAGGCGATTGACCAGATCATCGGGTTCCCGACATTTTTAAATTCTCACAATCATgttttcataaggaaattaatttctcataatgaaaaaaaaagtaaaaataatggtTAGATCATAATGAATATATTaggtaaaaatataaagaaatttaatgCTATTCGTTTTacttgtatgtgcattttacaaAATAGAGAATCCAAGTAATAAATCAGATGAAACTAGAATTAATGTTAATTCTAATGTCAAAGtgggcaaaagaaaaaaaatgtcaaaaatttGAAGATATTTTAAGAGGTCATCTGATCATAAATACGCCAACTgcatatttgtaataataactTAATAACTTATTAAAAACACTTTCAACTAAAGATGAGAAAATGTTTTATCAGAGCCTTGTGGAATTAgtaaaaatgactttccaacAATCTCTGTGGTCGCCGCCCTCTTGGACTCGAGATTTAAAAAAGAGGTGTTTCATTTAGTGAAAAATGCTGAGCAGGCAGTAATATATCACGAAGAAAAAATACATTCCTTAATCAAAATGTGATATGAAAATTGCAATTTAACCAAGGTGATGAAAAAATTACTTCAAAACAAAAAGTCCCTTTTCTCTTTccttgaagaaagaaatggggagaaattaaaaatcacacaagtagatataattttataccAAAAAGCAATATTTACAGAGACAAAATTCTACAGAAAAAACCGACCCATTATTATTTTGGAATACACATATCTGTCTACGCGAAACAATTGAGCTACCCGAGACTTCACATATCTCAAGTTTTTTCAAGCTTACCAGTATTCATATCAAGTACCTGCACACTGCTCCTAATCATAgttctataattaaaatattatatttatctattagtacaaaaaaaaatgaatgaatCTTACCTCGAAAAACTTTTAAGACAAACAAAAACGAACACTTATTTTTTAGCTGAAAAATGAcatataaattgtacaatttctaTTTAATGGTGGCAGCATACTAATTATTCGATTTGTTTTGAAAAATAAGGACCTGATTCctatttctattttatcctGTATTTCTTTGCAATCTTTATTTAGTACTTCTTATATTAGAATAAAAGAATGCAATCTAGATAGCGATTGCTATATAACTGCTAATAACATTTTGTTACAAAGAACATAGTGTATCTTATTATCTTAtgatttattttgtttcttgttCATACACATGTACAGAATTACGGGTGAAAATACTAATACTTTACCACATTATTTGTATGCATACAAAATTATAGATGACAATTTTCTACAAAGTAATGTTACataaaaacttatcgaaattgtaatttaagAGCACCCAGGGTATGGATCTTCTCTATTTTTTCTCaagatgaattttattttcctaTTCATATCCTCATCATAAATAGCTTtacatttttcataatttatccTCCGTCTTGCCAATGAAGGTCTTTCAAAATATCTAGTGCGCCTATATTGTGATAACAACTTCTCTTCTCCtagtatattatttaatattctacAAGCTTGCTCTACTTCATTGTTATAGACCATAATTGTTCGAGCGACAAATTGAACATGTCGTTTTAAACCcatctgaaataaaaatttcatattaAACTATAGCTTCATCTTTGTGATTTAATTCTTGTTACAACAATTTCTgatgaaattcatttttattatttatccatctattttatcatttttgtttcaataattatactgtatttgtatttaaaaatctaTATATTAAATCGTAGAAATCAACacaaattattaacaaattttcactATTAAATGAACGaaacattaattttaaatttaaacaattattgttttcgatgtaTTGAATTCAATCGGTGCTAtaaaagattttattttaacttttaaatttaccaaatttaaGGAGTAATACATTTATAGGCATGTACTTTATAGGTTAGGTACTTTTCAAAAACATTTTATGGATTGCAAAAAGTTTACAATATCGTcattcaaataaataaaaatattagttaCTTAAAAAAGTATGTAGAGTACCTTGTGTTCTGATtaaatacacacacttttggGAATTACATAAAAATGTATGAAAGAACGGCGCAATGTTTACTGTAGCAGATACTTCCAATGTATGTATGTTTTGATAAGTCAATCATTCAATTTCAGGCCGCGgttcatttcaatattttaattatagtcTGTTTCATTTCAATGTTTTCATCATGCTCCTATATATGGAAAAACGAAAAGATCGTTCGAAATAGTATTAAAGCAAAtgattcgagtaatttttaaataacttcaATCAAAATAGTATAATTAATTGCAAATTAATTGTAAATGATAAACGTAATAAAAAGAACGTTTTGCTTTGTTATTTAATTATCTATATTAGAAcaacaaaaattgatttatatATCTTATTTTATGATGTAAAAGAAAAGTGACTAAAAGTAGatctataattatatattgttCTTACTTGTCGCAAGAAAATTGCATATGACCCAGAAAAAGCATATTTAATAAAGTGATGATGATGAAGTATAAAATCAAACAAGACaggatctaaaaatataaatgcgtcggtataaattattattatattatatgaatttgtttaatttaatatatatttaaatcgaATCAGATTCCACTTTTAtccaatttaatatttcaattggATCAAAttagaatataaaaaatgaaatcaattaatatttgaaagaatTACCTCTGTATCTTTCAAGTTATATTGCAATCCCCATCGACATATGCAAAGCCATACCGACAAAGATATTAAAAGCAATATCACTGAAAACGGAGTAGCATATATGTGTATACGAAACATTTGACTTTATGATTTTAAAATCCACTCTCAATTCTTCGTTACGTACACCTTTTGGATTTTCCATTAACTCCCTCATTCTGTGACTAATATcatcaaattttttaaactgCAGGTACATTCAAATTTGCACTTAACGTTTACCTTTCGGTTTAATAATGATGCAATGAATGTTTATAAATTTCTGTTACGTGACACATATTTCCACAATTATGTAATTGAATTGAATATTAGaatcaaatatattttatctGTAATCTTTCTCCCTGGTCGTTAAGTGCGATTCTATATCCctatttcgttaatattttttcaaatttatttctatatttatgcGTCTATTGAGGAAACAAAAATTTGGTAGACTTCTAACCTAAAATTTAGTTTAGAGAACTAATCgatttttatattgtttttctGTCATTTGTAAATGTCAATCGAATTGAGATTTAacattgtatttataatatatacggTGATAAAAAGATTCGAAATAGAAGTTACTGCAtagacgaaaaataaatattctttacgGAAAAGCGATTATGTGCATTCAGATTATGTCGCATAAAATTATTTAAGCGATCGGTCTGATACTGTGAACCAAAAATTATGGTTTCTTCataattattgaattttaaaataaaatttacgagaTACTATAATAAAATGGATACAAAAATTCGATCTTTTTACCTGAAATTATCAAACTGCTCCTTTAAGTTCATATTCGCGATAATTATTCTTCTCCGTATAGTATATTATTCATTTCTAGTATGCTTCTAAAATgtacgtttaaaattttttattttatttttatcttattcCTTTTCTTCGTGAAAAGTCATTTATACAAAACGAAGCTTATTGATAATATTAatgatgtatttattatttgttttgTTCAATTAATGGCACTTTGCAAAGAAATTGCGTTCCATCACATACACAGAAAATATGTTTCTATTTGTTAACATTGCTTAATCATACTTGCATAAACGCAGATAAGTTCAAAAGAAAAGTTCTATTGACAAACGTTTTTAAGttaatcaaataaaaataactgTTCCAAGAGTCACGAAGTGAAGCCTGTGCTACATACTAGAGAATTTATTGTCACGGACAAATCCATTGAAAACGTGGAACAAAATAAACAGTTCTTTACAAAATGGAAATTTCTGACTTCTATGATTTGAGTACACTGTTTGATCGATATCTTGTTATATGCAGAACCGACTTCACTCACATCTCTTAAATGCGAAAAGAAACGACACAAATTGTAAGCTTTTCCTTTCTATTCAAACAAATAAAGTATTCTAAGTTCTGCCTATTTTTTACACTTGCAAGTGAAAGACCATGCCgccaaaacgaaagaaaattgtcaAGAAGATGTCCTTCGAGCCAGTAACAACGTAAGTCTCAACTTGTTAAATGCATAATTATATCGTCTTTTTGCTTGTTCCCtaatgtataatacatataatgCTTTCATTTTGCTTGTACGTATTTCTTTATATTCCCAAAATCTAAACttattaaaagtattttacgAAACTGAAGTGAAAACTGAAATTAATCTGTAACATTATattttctctttctatttttttattttacaatataccAACGTACGTAATTTACACATATACACGCATACAcatatacacacgcgcgcgcgcgcacacacacacacacaaataaaaatatccTCTCGTTAatctaaaagaaaagaaaccttaGAATAACTTTGAGTACCACGtagaatttatattattcattatatataaaatgtaatatatatatatatatatatataattgtgcAAAGCTAAGTTTTATCGATTTTATACAGTTTAAAGCAGTGATTTATACATATAAACTAATTTTCATCACCTTAAACAAATTTTGTGAaatagtttaaaaatatattacaaagcTACCAATTTAATTACTCTAAAGGATTCACCAAAAGTTTTTGTTCATTAAAGTGGTCTGTGGCAAAGTGAAGTTTTGAAATTACTACTTCAAATTATGTAATACCGATAAAACTTGGCATCGCACAATTCACAACAAATAATTGACTTCTACCTAATGTCACATGCGTAAAGGCTAGAATCGGATATTCCGGAGGTAATAGAATCGGAAGAGATACCTCTGCCATTGGTATCATCGGTCACCGGAGAACCGTTCGGGCCTCGTATTCGTCCAATagtcgaaaaagaagaagacgcAAGTTCAGATGACGAGCCCGAGTCAGAAAGCGACGATGAATTCAGGCACTTGAAGGACGACACACCAGAAGTACCTTCAGAATTTTGGCACATACAGAAACTGATTAGATACATGAAAGCGGGCAATCAAACCGCAACCTTGGTGGCTCTCTGCCTTCTGAAGGATTACGACCTCACCAGCAGGGTAATTTAACAATTGCATAACGTTTTCTTACATTTGATGACTCGACTTTTTCCTTCGTCAGTATTTAATCTTTGAAACACAATGTAACGCGAGTGACCAATTTCCGAAGAACTTCTCTGTCAGGATGTATCATCAAAAACATGTAATGGTATTATTATGAATATTACTGGGTCTTTATTTTTTGTAAGTTTAACACACAGCCTGTAAACAACCGTTTCGAGTAATCGTTCGATAGAACTCGAGCAACGTGCTGTGTTTAATTTACGTTTTTCTATATTCGAAGACGTTTGTTCTATGGTTAAATTTAAGTTTCGAAATTACTCAAGAAATTATACTTTTTTGTAAACGCGGTGCAACCATTCAACTAGATCAAAACTGAACGCAAACATTTTACCACTTTCGCTTAATAACAAtgttgtaacaaatttttatgaaaacagATTATACAGAAAGCCATTCAGGAGATGGGAGGTCTAGAAATCTTGGTGAACCTCCTTGAGACCAAAGATTTAAACTGTCAGAAGGCTTCTCTGTCAGTGTTACTACCGATTGCGAATTCACCGGAAATGCGACAGTATCTAATCGATCTTGGTATTGTAACACCGTTGATTCAAATGTTAAAACATCCAGCTAGGGATATTCAAGTTAGTTCCTCGTTTGTTcgatatataatacttttacaACTCAATACCACAACACAGTGTTAAGAAAgcttggagatacgaaaaattaacatttttcttaAGTTCGCATTAGCACCTAGTACGATTTAATAGTTTATTTGTCGTCGTGAAGGTTCTAGCTGCCGAGACTATGTCCATTATCGCACGAATTAGGAAAGCGAGGAAGCAAATACGTATTCGAGGCGGTCTACCTCTCATCGTGAGTTCTTTTCCCTAATTTACAATTAAACTTTTTAGTCGTCAAAGAGACTATGATTTAAATAGtcaaaaagtaaaaaatgtaatattttaaatatcttaaTAAAACCACCTTTTTCGAACTAAATCGTAGATTTTAAATCGAACTTAATTTCAGTACTTTTATATGTTACAGTAATCGTAAAATTGAATGATTTAGATtattagaaaaatttaattcaaattcaAGTTTATTGCACAAATATATACTCTATTGTAGCTTTTTCAATCATATGTAGACAgaattatttgtttaaatatttttaacgtttaaaataaatatcatcATGAGTAACCGATTGTGAGATgcgaaatattatataaattaatttaattaaagtaGTAGATAGTTTGAGTGGAAGAAATTTATCGAGGTTGTAATAAAAGTACAAAAGACTCGAAGGCTGAATTCTATACACTTTTTAGTCACTAAAGTAAGTGCCAAATATTTCAGCCGCTCAAAATCATCAAAGCTAAAATCCTACTATACGGTTACTCACTTAGGCAATTTAGTTCTCACCGCTTTTGCGCCTGATTCACTCTATcgcattatttattttaaggCCAAGAAGAATTAAATAGAAACATCAAGTTAAAAACTAAATATAGGAATGAACGAGAAGGAAAGAGCAAATAAAGGTTTTAGTACAGTGACATTATCCTAAAAATCGAATCGTCGTGCCAATGTATTCAAAGTAAGTTGAAACTTGCAACTACACCACCATAAAAGAAGATAATTTGTATCGTTACTCGCCAATCGAGAGAGTGACCTTGAATGGTCAATTAATTTGGCACTTACTTTAAAAAACACATTCCTGGGCTTATAACCtcaagaatattattttacacacaCCTTGAATCTCGCTATATTTCGTCCAACAACTATCTATATTTGTCTATTTGAATTTAAGAGGGTGATTAATATCTTTCTAAAGTAATTGCTTCAATTTTGTTGCTTTATTAACGTTTTATTTCTATCGATACATATGTGCAAAGAATTCCATGAACCTTTCTTTAAATCTCTTAAACGTTTATcatttttgtacatttctcggtttcatagcgattatttataattacatagtgtagaaatttttgaaaatttaattttacgattATACAAACTAAAGATAAGGGAAAATTTTGTAAcatagaaaaaattgtttgccaactGACATTTTTAATAGACAAACAAATTTTCGGGGTTCAAAAGCTGGACGTTATGGACGTGTCGGATACAATTCTTCGACGACCTTACGATGatttaaacgaaattaacaAAGAATTGGTAGCAGTTGCAATAGGCTGTGCAAAGGTTCTGGATTCTGTGTGCAGTAGCCCGAAAGTGAGGGAAGAGCTTCGGAAACACGGAATTGTAAAACTTATGGAACGTTTCCTAAAATCTAAACACATTTCTCTGATAATACCTATGATGGGCGCTGTTCAACAATGTGCAAATATGGTAAGCTGAATTTGCTAAACGAAATTTAAAACGCTACAAATGCAGATCGTTTTCTTGAAATCCTGCAACTGGTGTACGATGTGACGAATGTAGTTAGTGAAATTAAATGGCTgttatattagggggaccggaaagtaatgtcgtttccttacattaaattcaaacatataaatttttaacgagtttttatttttaatcaatgatataatcaccctcattatcaacaaccttttgccatctagtgtgcaaattttcaatgccggatcgataaaaatcaattggtttttgagcaaaatatacagagatggcattttgaatatcatccaaatttgcaaatcttttgccacttagaaagtgttgaagcgatcggaataaatggaaatccgatggtgcaacatcgggcgagtatggtgggtgaggcagtacctcccaccccaattcattaatttttgccaaggttcgtcttgcgcagtgcggtcttgcattatcgtgttgcagaataacgccttttctcttgacaatcgctggccacttttcaattaaagatttatttacacgatctaattgttcacagtaaaggtctgcattcacagtctgtccaggtttcagcacttcaaaatgaacaacgccgcgaatactccaccaaacacactaaagggcctttttggggtgtaaacctggcttagcagtactttgtggcgattcatttggagagagccactgccttttgcgttttggattatcataaagaacccacttttcatctccggtgatcaagcgatcaaaaaacgcttctgtattgtgccgttgaagcaataagttgcatgtggtggatcggttagccttgttctcttcggacagattatgcgggacccaaacacctgctctgcttactttcccaatctgctgcaaatgttcttggatggtcgaccaaggttggttaagactgtttgacaattcctcgattgtctgacacggatttgcttccacttccgcacttaacacgtcattgtctaacgttgttggtcttcctgatcgatacgagtcggaaagatcaaaattaccggatttgaacttggaaaaccacctttggcatttacgaacgtctaatgcatttggataaacatcgcaaatgtttttggtagcaactgttgcgttactacccttgcgaaactcaaaaagcatgcaatgccggatatgtacctcttctggtatttggctggccatttcacccaaaattgtaaagaaaaattttaaatttaattatttacaactaaacaa includes these proteins:
- the Mrps21 gene encoding mitochondrial ribosomal protein S21 isoform X1, which encodes MGLKRHVQFVARTIMVYNNEVEQACRILNNILGEEKLLSQYRRTRYFERPSLARRRINYEKCKAIYDEDMNRKIKFILRKNREDPYPGCS
- the Mrps21 gene encoding mitochondrial ribosomal protein S21 isoform X2, which gives rise to MFRIHIYATPFSVILLLISLSVWLCICRWGLQYNLKDTEILSCLILYFIIITLLNMLFLGHMQFSCDKSMMKTLK